From the genome of Sphingobacterium kitahiroshimense, one region includes:
- a CDS encoding nucleotidyltransferase family protein, whose protein sequence is MEYAIIAAGEGQRLKKEGFKKAKPLLPLLGVPMIERLINIFAAQGARSVFIIINGKNKELHKFLVKHEFKIPIHLLLKDTVSSLHSFVALQEAFPHWDSCCLTTTDTVFEPDTFGQYVEAFQQGDMDGLFAVTPFVDDESPLYVTVNSDNRIVCFSDNKYPQAAFVSGGIYCLRKKAMQAAVESLAAGNQRMRNYQRFLIDKGFMIKAYPFAKIIDVDHLHDRETAEYFLMEQKSQS, encoded by the coding sequence ATGGAGTACGCAATTATAGCTGCCGGTGAAGGGCAGCGATTAAAGAAGGAAGGATTTAAAAAAGCAAAGCCTTTGTTGCCTTTGTTAGGTGTTCCGATGATCGAGAGACTGATCAATATTTTTGCCGCGCAGGGGGCCAGATCTGTTTTCATTATTATCAACGGAAAGAATAAAGAATTACATAAGTTTTTGGTCAAACATGAATTTAAAATTCCTATTCATTTGTTGCTCAAAGATACCGTGAGTTCCTTACATAGTTTTGTTGCTCTGCAAGAAGCATTTCCCCATTGGGATTCCTGCTGTCTTACAACAACAGACACGGTGTTTGAACCGGATACCTTTGGCCAATATGTAGAGGCATTTCAACAGGGAGATATGGACGGATTATTTGCTGTTACTCCTTTTGTTGATGACGAAAGCCCTTTATATGTGACCGTAAATAGCGATAATAGAATTGTTTGTTTTTCAGATAACAAATATCCGCAGGCAGCATTCGTATCGGGTGGTATTTATTGTTTACGAAAGAAGGCCATGCAGGCTGCTGTTGAATCCTTAGCAGCAGGCAATCAGCGCATGCGAAATTATCAGCGATTCCTTATCGATAAAGGATTTATGATCAAAGCGTATCCTTTTGCCAAAATTATTGATGTGGATCATTTACATGACAGGGAGACGGCTGAATATTTTTTAATGGAGCAAAAGAGCCAATCATGA
- a CDS encoding inositol-3-phosphate synthase: MKQQVNEAKGKLGILIPGLGAVATTLIAGVAGINKGYSKPIGSVSQLSRIRLGKRTEDRNPLIKDFVPLAKLEDIVFGGWDVYADNVFEAASKARVLEPYQLEQVRAELEQIKPMKAVFDRNFVKNLDGQHIKEGLTRRALADAVQADIQNFKKENNCDRIVVLWCGSTEKYIEGNAIFDSLKNFEDALDQNDLRIPPSMIYAYAALKQGAPYVNGAPNLSCDVPAIVELAQLMQVAIAGKDFKTGQTLMKTIVAPGLQARALGVEGWFSTNILGNRDGLVLDDPENFKTKEVSKLSVLEEILDAKKNPELYGNLYHKVRINYYPPHGDNKESWDNIDIFGWMGYKMQIKINFLCRDSILAAPVALDLALFIDLAQRAGMFGIQEWLSFYLKSPQTAPGLPPEHDIFKQLIKLQNTLRHMMGEDLITHLGLDYYQELVDSM; this comes from the coding sequence ATGAAACAACAAGTGAATGAAGCAAAAGGTAAGCTGGGAATATTAATTCCGGGTTTGGGTGCAGTAGCCACCACATTGATCGCAGGTGTCGCAGGTATCAATAAGGGGTATTCAAAACCCATAGGTTCAGTATCACAATTGAGCCGCATTCGTTTAGGAAAACGTACAGAAGATAGAAATCCTTTGATTAAGGACTTCGTACCCTTGGCAAAATTAGAAGATATTGTGTTTGGAGGATGGGATGTATATGCCGATAATGTCTTTGAAGCAGCTTCAAAAGCACGTGTTTTAGAACCTTATCAATTGGAGCAAGTACGGGCGGAGTTGGAGCAAATTAAACCTATGAAGGCTGTTTTTGATCGTAATTTTGTTAAGAATCTCGATGGACAGCATATTAAAGAGGGACTTACACGAAGAGCTTTGGCCGATGCTGTACAAGCAGATATCCAGAACTTTAAAAAAGAAAATAACTGTGACCGTATCGTAGTACTTTGGTGTGGCTCAACTGAAAAATATATTGAAGGAAATGCTATTTTTGATAGTCTGAAAAATTTTGAAGATGCTTTGGATCAAAATGATCTACGTATTCCACCTAGTATGATTTATGCATATGCAGCTTTAAAGCAGGGCGCACCTTATGTTAATGGCGCACCAAATTTAAGTTGTGACGTTCCTGCCATTGTGGAGTTAGCACAGTTGATGCAAGTAGCAATAGCGGGAAAAGATTTTAAAACAGGTCAGACTTTGATGAAAACAATTGTTGCTCCCGGTTTACAGGCTCGCGCATTAGGAGTTGAAGGCTGGTTCTCAACCAATATTTTAGGAAATAGAGATGGACTTGTATTAGACGATCCGGAAAATTTCAAAACAAAAGAAGTCTCCAAGCTAAGTGTGCTTGAAGAGATTTTGGATGCTAAGAAAAACCCAGAGTTGTACGGTAATCTATATCATAAAGTACGTATCAACTATTACCCGCCACATGGCGATAATAAAGAAAGCTGGGATAATATTGACATTTTTGGCTGGATGGGATACAAAATGCAGATAAAAATTAACTTTTTATGCCGTGATTCTATTCTGGCTGCGCCTGTCGCATTAGATCTAGCGTTATTTATAGATCTGGCACAGCGTGCAGGTATGTTCGGTATCCAAGAGTGGTTATCGTTCTATTTAAAATCTCCACAGACTGCTCCTGGATTACCTCCAGAGCACGATATTTTTAAACAGCTCATCAAGTTGCAAAACACGTTGCGCCATATGATGGGGGAAGATCTGATTACACACTTAGGTCTGGATTACTATCAAGAGCTAGTGGATAGCATGTAA
- a CDS encoding efflux transporter outer membrane subunit, protein MNKINMTCLCLTLMVTAACKSVKYVPNPVALPATFTQDNRVIESDSSSIASLSYKEFFSDQILLDLIDTALVNNNNLQVAIKQIDIATESMKQAKWGYLPQIGLSAGTGTVTRPSDNSMNGMMAGQFMGKKYMEDYTTAVNISWEADIWGKIKGRKEMALSSYLQTQEASKAIQTRLVSTIAQGYYNLLMLDLQKDISLKNLSLIDNILQMTRVQHALGLTTLLAVQQQEGNRDLVLKSIPVLDEQIIIQENALQALAGRMPGHIERKTSLVTLKAKDHLATGVPAMMLALRPDVRTAELEVQKSFAQVHVSKVSMYPSLNITAQGGLNAFKASDWFNIPGSLFGALTGSLTQPIVQGRQLKTAFNQAKIASAQAEIQFKESVLLAVGEVSNILASMASLKEQEEISRGLVARNQEMIRNADILFKNDMATYLEVIAAQQSKLQAELDNAAIKSQRLYTEVNLYRALGGGRH, encoded by the coding sequence ATGAATAAAATAAATATGACTTGCCTGTGTCTCACCTTAATGGTAACGGCTGCCTGTAAGTCTGTGAAATATGTTCCTAACCCAGTTGCATTACCTGCAACATTTACGCAGGATAATCGAGTTATTGAAAGTGATAGCAGTTCCATTGCATCACTGTCATATAAAGAGTTCTTTAGTGATCAGATTTTATTAGATCTTATCGATACCGCGCTTGTGAACAACAATAATCTACAGGTGGCTATTAAACAGATTGATATCGCAACCGAATCTATGAAACAGGCAAAATGGGGTTATTTGCCACAGATTGGATTGTCAGCAGGAACGGGAACGGTAACCAGACCATCTGATAATAGTATGAATGGTATGATGGCTGGTCAATTTATGGGAAAAAAATACATGGAGGATTACACAACTGCAGTAAATATTTCTTGGGAGGCAGATATATGGGGTAAGATCAAGGGACGTAAAGAGATGGCGCTGTCCAGTTATTTACAGACTCAGGAAGCCAGTAAGGCAATTCAAACACGCTTGGTTAGCACCATCGCACAGGGATATTATAACCTGCTGATGCTTGATTTGCAAAAAGATATCAGCTTGAAAAATTTGAGTTTAATCGACAATATTTTACAGATGACGCGGGTACAGCATGCTCTGGGACTCACGACACTTTTAGCAGTGCAGCAACAAGAAGGTAACCGAGATCTTGTGTTAAAATCTATTCCGGTATTGGACGAGCAGATTATCATTCAGGAAAATGCTTTGCAGGCATTGGCAGGTCGCATGCCGGGTCATATAGAAAGAAAAACTTCTTTAGTCACTTTAAAGGCAAAAGATCATCTCGCAACAGGTGTTCCTGCTATGATGCTGGCTTTACGTCCGGATGTAAGAACTGCAGAACTGGAAGTCCAAAAGTCATTCGCACAGGTGCATGTTTCTAAAGTAAGCATGTACCCGAGTTTAAATATTACAGCACAAGGAGGATTAAATGCTTTTAAAGCAAGTGATTGGTTCAATATCCCAGGTTCGTTATTTGGAGCCTTAACGGGTTCACTGACGCAACCAATAGTACAAGGTCGACAGCTAAAGACAGCTTTCAATCAGGCCAAAATAGCAAGTGCACAGGCGGAAATTCAGTTTAAAGAAAGTGTATTACTGGCAGTAGGTGAAGTATCCAATATTCTAGCCAGTATGGCATCTTTAAAAGAGCAGGAAGAAATATCACGCGGCCTGGTTGCCCGCAATCAGGAGATGATTCGAAATGCCGATATTCTCTTTAAGAATGATATGGCAACGTATTTAGAGGTGATAGCAGCGCAGCAAAGTAAGTTGCAGGCCGAACTCGATAATGCAGCTATTAAGAGTCAAAGGCTCTACACCGAAGTCAATTTATACCGTGCCTTAGGAGGGGGTAGACATTAA